The Vicinamibacteria bacterium DNA segment CGCGGCTCGAGATCGCGCGCCGGAGAGTCGCGATGACGCCTCGGTGCTCGGCAGCCAGCTCGATCGTCTCGTCGATCGCCCGGGGATCCAGGAGCGGCTCGTCGCCCTGGACGTTGACCACGAGGTCATAGCTCGTGTCACGCACCGCCTCCGCGACCCGATCGCTTCCGCTTCGATGATCGCGAGAGGTCATGAGCGCGCGTCCACCGAAGCCGGCAACGACGTCACGAATCCGTTCGTCGTCGGTCGCGACGAGAACCTGGTCGACACGGCGCGCCGCCGCCGCCCTTTCGTAAACGCGCTGGACCATGGTCTTGCCAGCGATGTCGGCGAGAGGTTTTCCGGGGAGACGTTTCGAGCTATAGCGGGCAGGTATGACCGCGATAGTCCGCATTCAGTCGGTGGTTCCCATGAGAGCGGTACGAGAGAGAATAGTCCCCCCGGCGGCAGCTGTCAAACCCTTGCTGTGCTCACACCGCGAAGACCCTGACGGACCGAACCGAGTCTCCGAAGGGATGAGCGCAGC contains these protein-coding regions:
- the kdsB gene encoding 3-deoxy-manno-octulosonate cytidylyltransferase, with translation MRTIAVIPARYSSKRLPGKPLADIAGKTMVQRVYERAAAARRVDQVLVATDDERIRDVVAGFGGRALMTSRDHRSGSDRVAEAVRDTSYDLVVNVQGDEPLLDPRAIDETIELAAEHRGVIATLRRAISSRERLSDRDVVKVVVDRRGFALYFSRSPIPVPPPVSEPLPPNVYYEHVGLYVYPKERLLDLAALPPTPLEEMERLEQLRALENGMPIRVGETEYESMAVDTQADLEQVQKRLESTTVKM